The following coding sequences lie in one Niabella agricola genomic window:
- a CDS encoding aspartate aminotransferase family protein encodes MNLFDVYPLNDVTIVKAKGSYVWDDQGNQYLDLYGGHAVISIGHTHPHWVKRIEEQLEKIAFYSNSIRIPLQQELAKKLGEVSGKEDYQLFLCNSGAEANENALKLASFYNGRKKIIAFNKAFHGRTSLAVAATDNKNIVAPVNETDNVVFLPFNDEDALEAYFDKHGKEVSSVIIEGIQGVGGINVASESFLKLIRALCTKYGAVYIADSVQCGYGRSGKFFSHDFAGVNADIYTMAKGMGNGFPVAGIIIAPHILPKHFQLGTTFGGNHLACAAALAVLEVIREEKLMGNAVMVGKYLREELAALPEIKNVRGRGLMIGFDVPDELGALKKNLLNNHKIFTGEAKPNVIRLLPSLALKKKDAEEFMEAIKEEIAALHATV; translated from the coding sequence ATGAATTTATTTGATGTTTACCCCTTGAACGATGTTACAATTGTAAAAGCGAAAGGGTCCTATGTTTGGGATGACCAGGGCAACCAGTACCTGGATCTTTATGGCGGGCACGCCGTTATCAGTATCGGACATACACATCCGCACTGGGTAAAACGAATTGAGGAGCAGCTGGAAAAGATCGCCTTTTATTCCAACTCCATCCGCATACCGTTGCAGCAGGAACTGGCTAAAAAACTTGGGGAAGTTTCCGGTAAGGAGGATTACCAGCTTTTCCTTTGTAACTCGGGTGCCGAAGCAAATGAAAATGCCTTAAAGCTGGCTTCGTTTTACAACGGCCGCAAAAAGATTATTGCGTTTAACAAAGCCTTTCACGGAAGAACCTCGCTGGCCGTGGCCGCTACCGATAATAAAAATATTGTAGCACCCGTCAATGAAACCGATAATGTAGTGTTCCTTCCTTTTAATGATGAAGACGCGCTGGAGGCCTATTTCGACAAACACGGGAAAGAGGTATCCTCGGTGATTATTGAAGGCATCCAGGGTGTGGGCGGTATTAATGTGGCCAGTGAATCCTTTTTAAAATTGATCCGGGCATTGTGTACCAAATACGGCGCCGTATACATTGCAGATAGTGTACAATGTGGTTACGGACGCAGCGGAAAATTCTTCAGCCACGATTTTGCAGGTGTAAATGCCGATATCTATACAATGGCGAAAGGCATGGGAAATGGTTTTCCGGTAGCGGGTATTATTATCGCACCGCATATTCTACCCAAACATTTTCAGCTGGGCACAACCTTCGGAGGCAATCACCTGGCCTGTGCCGCAGCATTGGCCGTACTGGAAGTGATCCGCGAAGAGAAACTGATGGGCAACGCGGTGATGGTAGGAAAATACCTGCGCGAAGAACTGGCAGCGCTGCCGGAAATAAAAAATGTAAGGGGTCGCGGGCTAATGATTGGCTTCGATGTTCCCGATGAACTGGGCGCACTGAAAAAGAATCTGCTGAACAATCATAAAATATTTACAGGAGAAGCCAAACCCAATGTGATCCGGCTGCTGCCTTCACTGGCTTTAAAGAAAAAAGACGCCGAGGAATTCATGGAGGCTATAAAGGAGGAAATTGCGGCGCTGCACGCTACAGTATAA
- a CDS encoding endonuclease III domain-containing protein, whose product MSAPVNWPLAIQPLLKKYKSAKHPLDYKNTYQLLVMVVLSAQDSDRHINQIAPAFFKAFPTMTALSKATEAAIAEQISDVRNFGNKARWLSEIAQALKKDAAIPLTLEALTELKGIGRKSANVILRESGQPPEGVIVDLHVVRVAPRLGIATGTDPKKIEKQIMDALPQKDWDAGMAISFLGREVCRPTNPKCEICLMRKVCQFYNSH is encoded by the coding sequence ATGAGCGCGCCTGTTAATTGGCCCCTGGCTATCCAACCGCTTTTAAAAAAATACAAATCTGCCAAACATCCGCTCGACTATAAAAATACCTACCAGCTATTGGTAATGGTGGTGCTTTCTGCACAGGATTCCGACCGGCATATCAACCAGATTGCCCCTGCTTTTTTTAAAGCCTTTCCAACGATGACGGCGCTTTCAAAAGCCACAGAAGCAGCCATCGCAGAGCAGATCAGCGATGTGCGTAATTTTGGAAATAAAGCCAGATGGCTTTCTGAAATTGCACAGGCGCTGAAAAAAGATGCCGCCATTCCATTAACCCTGGAAGCTTTAACGGAATTGAAAGGAATCGGAAGAAAATCGGCAAATGTAATACTCCGCGAAAGTGGCCAACCGCCGGAAGGGGTGATTGTAGACCTGCATGTGGTAAGAGTGGCACCCCGGCTGGGCATTGCCACGGGGACTGATCCAAAAAAAATAGAAAAACAGATCATGGACGCATTGCCGCAGAAGGATTGGGATGCCGGTATGGCCATCTCTTTTTTAGGGAGAGAGGTCTGTCGTCCTACCAATCCAAAATGTGAAATCTGCCTGATGCGTAAAGTTTGCCAGTTTTACAATAGTCATTAA
- a CDS encoding rhodanese-like domain-containing protein: MKTFALNDFLQMAEDGPVLLDTRPTEVFKVGFIPGSIHVPFEAKQFEEWVTAVVDKATPVLLIAEADTAGQAGERLQQLGYSVAGSLEGGFDAYAREGKPLDMIIDVESDELMMDIPFDEHLIVMDVRKPIEYAEGHLKDAVNLPLNELNDPLRTSAIEDKDNLYLHCGGGTRSVIAASVLKRQGLHNLRNVAGGWKKIKEEPRAQIVKEPGMLN, translated from the coding sequence ATGAAGACATTCGCGTTGAACGATTTTTTACAGATGGCCGAAGACGGGCCCGTGCTCCTGGACACCAGGCCCACAGAAGTATTTAAAGTTGGCTTTATTCCGGGAAGCATACACGTGCCGTTTGAAGCAAAACAGTTTGAAGAGTGGGTAACCGCCGTAGTGGACAAAGCCACACCGGTGCTGCTTATAGCCGAAGCGGATACGGCTGGGCAGGCTGGAGAACGGCTGCAGCAACTGGGTTACAGCGTGGCTGGAAGTCTTGAAGGCGGGTTTGATGCCTATGCCAGGGAGGGCAAGCCCCTGGACATGATCATTGATGTTGAATCCGACGAATTGATGATGGACATTCCGTTTGATGAGCACCTGATCGTTATGGATGTGCGCAAGCCCATTGAGTACGCCGAAGGGCATCTGAAAGACGCCGTAAACCTGCCGCTGAACGAATTGAATGATCCCCTCCGCACTTCTGCCATTGAGGATAAAGATAACCTGTACCTGCACTGTGGCGGTGGCACACGCAGCGTTATTGCGGCGTCGGTTTTGAAAAGACAGGGGCTTCATAACCTGCGGAATGTAGCCGGGGGATGGAAAAAGATCAAGGAAGAACCCAGGGCGCAAATTGTAAAAGAACCGGGAATGCTGAATTAG
- a CDS encoding porin family protein: MYIKKLTLAIAAVMSTVMMNAQSGLGIQAGVNFANVAGKDVSGAKLKTGFQVGVNYDLKMSEEFSLQPGLNYLQNGLKATGTFGDNTSSELKLNLPFLQLPILFKYHPEVSDGNKVILAAGPYASYGIGKIKASSGNMSETEDWGNINDGGFKRFDAGVKLIIGYELRNGLSLNLNGDLGLTRAVEDVKAHYSAFGITLGYRFK; this comes from the coding sequence ATGTACATCAAAAAACTAACGCTGGCAATTGCTGCTGTTATGAGCACGGTAATGATGAATGCACAATCGGGGCTTGGGATCCAGGCGGGTGTGAACTTTGCCAATGTAGCCGGTAAAGACGTATCCGGAGCCAAGTTAAAAACGGGCTTCCAGGTTGGAGTCAATTACGACCTTAAAATGTCGGAAGAATTTTCGCTTCAACCGGGATTAAACTATCTTCAGAACGGGCTTAAAGCAACCGGAACCTTTGGCGACAATACCTCCAGCGAATTAAAGCTGAACCTGCCTTTTTTACAACTGCCCATACTTTTTAAGTACCATCCGGAAGTGAGTGATGGCAACAAGGTTATTTTAGCCGCTGGTCCTTATGCTTCCTACGGAATCGGAAAAATAAAAGCCAGTTCCGGAAATATGTCGGAAACAGAAGATTGGGGTAATATAAATGACGGAGGGTTTAAACGATTCGACGCCGGTGTAAAACTCATAATCGGTTATGAATTAAGAAACGGACTGTCTTTAAACCTGAATGGCGACCTGGGTCTTACAAGAGCTGTAGAGGATGTAAAGGCACACTACAGCGCATTTGGCATTACCTTAGGATACCGGTTCAAATAA
- the tsaB gene encoding tRNA (adenosine(37)-N6)-threonylcarbamoyltransferase complex dimerization subunit type 1 TsaB — protein MALFLHIDTAVDYASVCISDNEKIIAYAENAATTAHASWIGNAIRELFTSNQLSMNRLDAVAVSNGPGSYTGLRIGLATAKGLCFALNKPLICLSTLEIMANAVKEAPEDLICPAIDARRMEIYTAVYKKDLTILRPPEALVVYEHSFEDLLANHRVLFTGNAVKKLQATITHSNAVFSNIRYSAADMPYLTIKHYSENQFADLSYAEPFYLKAVHFNKN, from the coding sequence ATGGCATTGTTTTTACATATTGATACCGCGGTGGACTATGCATCGGTTTGCATATCGGACAATGAAAAAATAATTGCCTACGCGGAAAACGCCGCCACCACCGCACATGCATCCTGGATCGGCAACGCCATCCGGGAACTTTTTACTTCGAACCAGTTATCAATGAACCGTTTAGATGCTGTTGCAGTAAGCAATGGCCCAGGTTCGTATACCGGTCTCAGGATCGGCCTGGCTACAGCAAAAGGTTTGTGTTTTGCCCTTAATAAACCACTTATTTGCCTGAGTACACTGGAGATTATGGCCAATGCCGTAAAAGAAGCGCCGGAAGACCTGATTTGTCCGGCCATCGATGCGCGGAGGATGGAAATTTATACCGCTGTGTACAAAAAAGATTTAACAATCCTACGTCCCCCGGAAGCACTGGTTGTGTACGAACACAGCTTCGAAGACCTGCTGGCAAACCACCGGGTGCTGTTTACCGGCAATGCCGTGAAAAAATTGCAGGCTACTATAACGCATTCAAATGCAGTCTTTAGCAATATCCGTTATAGTGCAGCAGATATGCCATATTTAACGATTAAGCACTACAGCGAAAATCAATTTGCCGATCTTTCCTATGCAGAGCCTTTTTACTTAAAGGCCGTACATTTTAACAAAAATTAA
- a CDS encoding RidA family protein — MEKKIITTDKAPAPIGPYNQAVLAGDTLYISGQVCIDPQTGELNNGSLEEETNQCMRNLQAILSAAGLNFSHVIKSTIFITDMHRFAEINSVYGQYFTADFPARETVQVAALPKFVNVEISMIAVR; from the coding sequence ATGGAAAAGAAAATTATCACCACCGATAAGGCCCCTGCGCCCATCGGCCCTTATAACCAGGCTGTACTGGCCGGCGACACCTTATATATTTCAGGCCAGGTATGTATTGATCCTCAAACAGGGGAACTGAATAACGGGAGTTTGGAAGAAGAAACGAACCAGTGCATGCGCAACCTGCAGGCCATCCTTTCAGCGGCAGGGCTTAATTTTTCCCATGTGATCAAATCGACCATTTTTATCACGGATATGCACCGTTTTGCAGAGATCAATAGTGTTTATGGTCAATATTTTACAGCAGACTTCCCCGCCCGGGAAACGGTTCAGGTGGCTGCGCTCCCAAAGTTTGTAAATGTGGAGATCAGCATGATTGCAGTACGGTAG
- a CDS encoding RNA polymerase sigma factor, with the protein MEISWTGIEVGDKDAYSNAYRKLYKRFYNYGVKLVEDSGLVEDVIQEVLLLLWANREGLRSIKNPDGYYYVLFRRALSKRMASLAKTKTMDGAEFDPEFPADFVMIKKETDAALREKLLAAIQTLSPRQREALFLRFYEGFSYEETAAILGISVKATYKLMARSLLTLRDKVAVPLVYIFFLLKENFC; encoded by the coding sequence TTGGAAATTTCCTGGACAGGTATTGAAGTTGGAGATAAAGACGCTTATTCGAACGCGTACAGGAAGCTGTATAAACGATTTTATAACTATGGTGTAAAATTGGTGGAAGACAGCGGACTGGTAGAAGATGTGATCCAGGAAGTTTTGTTATTGTTGTGGGCAAACCGGGAGGGGCTCCGGTCGATTAAAAATCCTGATGGGTATTACTATGTGCTTTTCAGGAGAGCATTGAGCAAGCGGATGGCGTCGCTTGCAAAAACCAAAACCATGGACGGTGCGGAATTTGATCCAGAATTTCCGGCAGACTTCGTGATGATTAAAAAAGAAACGGATGCGGCCCTACGGGAAAAACTACTGGCGGCCATCCAGACTCTCTCGCCCAGGCAGCGGGAAGCCTTGTTCCTGCGCTTTTATGAAGGCTTTTCTTATGAAGAAACCGCGGCGATCCTGGGTATTTCAGTAAAGGCTACCTACAAACTTATGGCAAGAAGCCTTCTAACGCTACGGGATAAGGTTGCTGTTCCCCTCGTTTACATTTTTTTCTTATTGAAGGAAAATTTTTGCTGA
- a CDS encoding ArsR/SmtB family transcription factor — translation MSNYQISFTLKKENSSHITVDTLNVKKAALILRAFNHKLRQQILKLIDTQDKITVTEIYVKLRIEQSVASQHLAILRKAEFVNTERDGKFIYYTVNTDRMKDLNRFVSDLLG, via the coding sequence ATGAGCAATTACCAGATTTCTTTTACGTTAAAAAAAGAAAACAGTAGCCACATCACTGTTGACACTCTCAATGTAAAAAAAGCCGCCTTGATCCTGAGAGCCTTTAACCACAAATTGCGACAGCAAATTCTGAAGCTGATCGACACCCAGGACAAAATCACGGTTACTGAAATTTACGTAAAACTACGTATCGAGCAGTCGGTAGCCTCACAACACCTTGCGATTCTCCGCAAGGCTGAATTTGTAAACACAGAGCGCGACGGAAAATTCATTTACTACACGGTTAACACCGATCGTATGAAGGATTTAAACCGCTTTGTGTCTGATCTTCTTGGTTAA
- a CDS encoding patatin-like phospholipase family protein, giving the protein MSASKKLTATDYLQSSKVQEQLAKLRAAFGANGERLVISDTLDKDGHQYVNLVQKGGGILGVALVGYTYILEQMGIRFMRLAGTSAGAINTALLAITGKKEEEKSARILEAITQLDFFDLVDGHPAARWLIKKLITQSSFFKKIKNWANGLGIFYSIWLAVTFVCLWLLPHNAPMRQLTQTLVVVLLVITLLLGVVAWYASRLLKRFRSSGYGINPGNFFYDWLKQEMKDNGVADLEDFRRKAGQQIAGLHLRQAHPDGLTGLVPDVTVIASELITENKVEFPKMCNLFRPPDRLHELHPAGLVRASMAIPLFFESYFIYGIPRNNEEIKKAWMDTFGEKEPPEEARFVDGGVLSNFPINIFYNPRVVVPRLPVFGIDLDDSNPGDAGKNTTAWTLSGYFFRIFNTVRNYYDKDFQLKNKVFSRGIGRIPLPDFNWLNFFITDKEKLELFERGAEAATRFLLNFDWEAYKQDRSFMQVALLEQKEQQA; this is encoded by the coding sequence ATGTCCGCCTCTAAAAAATTAACAGCAACTGATTACCTGCAGAGTTCTAAAGTGCAGGAGCAACTGGCAAAACTAAGAGCGGCCTTTGGTGCCAACGGCGAGCGCCTGGTCATTTCAGATACCCTGGATAAAGACGGACATCAATATGTAAATCTTGTTCAAAAAGGTGGGGGCATATTGGGGGTGGCCCTGGTGGGGTATACCTATATCCTGGAGCAGATGGGTATCCGTTTTATGCGCCTCGCCGGAACCAGTGCGGGTGCGATCAATACGGCCCTGCTGGCCATTACCGGGAAGAAAGAGGAAGAAAAATCGGCAAGGATCCTGGAAGCCATTACACAGCTGGATTTTTTTGACCTGGTGGATGGTCATCCGGCAGCCCGCTGGCTGATCAAAAAATTGATCACCCAAAGCAGCTTCTTTAAAAAAATAAAAAACTGGGCAAACGGGCTGGGCATCTTTTACTCGATATGGCTGGCCGTAACCTTTGTTTGTTTATGGCTGCTGCCGCACAATGCACCGATGCGGCAACTTACACAAACATTGGTAGTCGTATTGCTGGTGATTACACTGTTGCTGGGTGTAGTGGCCTGGTATGCCAGCCGCTTGCTGAAGCGGTTTCGCTCCAGCGGTTATGGCATTAATCCTGGTAATTTTTTTTATGATTGGCTAAAACAGGAGATGAAGGACAACGGTGTGGCGGACCTGGAAGATTTTCGCCGTAAGGCCGGGCAGCAGATAGCAGGACTTCATTTACGGCAGGCGCACCCCGATGGATTAACAGGGCTGGTTCCGGATGTAACGGTTATTGCATCAGAACTCATCACAGAAAATAAGGTCGAATTTCCAAAGATGTGCAACCTGTTCCGGCCTCCCGACCGGTTGCACGAGTTGCATCCCGCCGGCCTGGTACGTGCATCGATGGCCATTCCCCTTTTTTTTGAATCATATTTTATTTATGGGATACCTCGGAACAACGAGGAAATAAAAAAAGCATGGATGGACACTTTCGGCGAAAAAGAACCGCCCGAAGAGGCCCGTTTTGTGGACGGAGGCGTGTTGTCCAATTTTCCGATTAATATCTTTTATAACCCCCGGGTTGTAGTACCGCGGCTTCCGGTGTTTGGAATTGACCTGGATGACAGCAATCCGGGGGATGCTGGGAAAAATACGACCGCCTGGACCCTAAGCGGCTATTTCTTCAGGATCTTTAATACGGTACGGAATTATTACGACAAAGATTTTCAGCTGAAAAACAAAGTATTTTCCCGCGGCATTGGCCGCATTCCGTTGCCAGATTTCAACTGGCTTAATTTTTTTATTACCGATAAGGAAAAACTGGAGTTGTTCGAACGCGGTGCGGAAGCCGCCACCCGGTTTTTACTCAACTTCGACTGGGAAGCGTATAAACAGGACCGGAGTTTTATGCAGGTGGCGCTGCTGGAGCAGAAAGAACAGCAAGCATAA
- a CDS encoding N-acetylornithine carbamoyltransferase — MSLLKAKNFISAHDVTDIDALVTKALDYKANPFKDKTMGTGKRIGCLFLNPSMRTRLSTQIAAQNLGMEPIVFNVGSEGWKLEFEDEAIMSGSTSEHVKDAAPIMGKYFDILAIRTFPSLANKEDDYSELYVNQFIKYSGIPVLSLETATLHPLQSLTDVITIKETFGKKRKPKVVLTWAPHVKPLPQCVANSFSQWMNAWGEVDFVITHPEDYELDPAFSGNATILHDQNEALKDADYVYVKNWSTYTDYAKIYNNDPSWMLTLDKLSVTNNAKVMHCLPVRRNVELSDEVLDSPHSIVTQEAGNRVWAAQAVLSELIQKI; from the coding sequence ATGTCTCTTTTAAAAGCAAAAAACTTCATAAGTGCGCATGATGTTACCGACATCGACGCGCTGGTGACAAAGGCACTGGATTATAAGGCCAACCCGTTTAAAGATAAAACCATGGGCACGGGAAAACGGATCGGTTGCCTGTTTTTAAACCCCAGTATGCGTACCCGTTTAAGTACGCAGATTGCTGCGCAGAACCTGGGTATGGAGCCCATTGTTTTCAATGTGGGTTCCGAGGGATGGAAACTGGAGTTCGAGGATGAAGCTATTATGAGCGGTTCCACTTCAGAGCATGTAAAAGATGCGGCGCCCATTATGGGAAAGTATTTCGACATCCTGGCCATCCGTACCTTCCCCTCCCTGGCCAATAAGGAAGACGACTACAGCGAACTGTACGTAAACCAGTTTATCAAATACTCCGGCATTCCGGTACTGAGCCTGGAAACCGCCACCCTGCACCCGCTGCAAAGTCTTACGGATGTAATTACCATTAAAGAAACCTTCGGTAAAAAGCGCAAACCCAAAGTTGTACTTACCTGGGCTCCGCATGTAAAACCCCTGCCTCAATGTGTGGCCAACAGTTTTTCGCAGTGGATGAATGCCTGGGGTGAAGTGGATTTTGTGATCACGCATCCGGAAGATTATGAACTGGACCCGGCATTCTCCGGGAATGCCACGATCCTTCACGATCAAAACGAAGCACTCAAAGATGCAGATTATGTATATGTAAAAAACTGGAGCACATATACCGACTATGCCAAAATTTACAACAATGACCCTTCCTGGATGTTGACACTGGACAAGCTATCCGTTACCAATAACGCCAAAGTGATGCACTGCCTGCCGGTTCGGAGAAATGTGGAGCTGAGCGATGAGGTACTGGACAGCCCCCACAGTATTGTAACCCAGGAGGCCGGCAACCGCGTATGGGCAGCCCAGGCGGTGTTAAGTGAGTTAATACAAAAAATTTGA
- a CDS encoding 2-oxoacid:acceptor oxidoreductase subunit alpha — MVRNQEVLQDVVIKFAGDSGDGMQLTGTQFTNNTALLGNDLSTFPDFPAEIRAPLGTLPGVSGYQLRFSSDAIYTPGDNYDVLVAMNAAALKANLATLKKGGKIIVNTDGFDAKNLRLANYPDGENPIADDSLQNYEVIKMDVTKMTREALKEFTMGTKEKDRAKNMFVLGFLYWMYDRDMESSVNFLKEKFEKRPEILDSNIKVLQAGYNYGETTEAFTTTYKVEKARMEPGTYRSIMGNQALALGLVAASQKSGLPMFLGTYPITPASDILHELSRHKNFGIRTYQAEDEIAAISAAIGASYGGSLGVTTTSGPGMALKTEAMGLAVMLEIPLLIIDVQRGGPSTGLPTKTEQSDLLQAYYGRNGECPMPVIAAASPADCFDAVYEAVKISVQHMVPVIFLSDGYIANGAEPWKFPTEEALHPIHVKFKTELGHHEDKFQPYIRDENLVRPWVVPGTKGLEHRIGGIEKQNITGNISYDPANHQQMVKIRQEKVDKIAEFIPEQKIDTGKPEGDVLVLGWGSTYGVIKSAVLELQARGKSVSHAHLRHLRPFPKNLGELLRRFKTVLIPEINNGQLIKIIRDQYLIDAKGYHKIMGVPITKQELIEEIENYL; from the coding sequence ATGGTTCGAAATCAGGAGGTGCTACAGGACGTAGTCATCAAGTTTGCAGGAGACAGTGGCGATGGTATGCAATTAACCGGAACGCAGTTTACCAATAATACAGCTTTACTGGGGAATGATCTTTCTACATTTCCCGATTTCCCGGCGGAGATACGGGCCCCTTTGGGCACTCTGCCCGGCGTAAGCGGATATCAGCTCCGTTTTTCGTCGGATGCCATTTATACGCCGGGAGACAACTACGATGTGCTGGTGGCGATGAATGCTGCAGCATTAAAAGCCAATCTGGCCACGCTTAAAAAAGGCGGTAAGATTATTGTAAATACCGATGGGTTTGATGCCAAGAACCTGCGACTGGCCAATTATCCGGACGGTGAGAACCCGATTGCGGATGACAGCCTGCAGAACTATGAGGTCATTAAGATGGATGTCACCAAAATGACCCGGGAGGCGCTGAAGGAATTTACCATGGGTACCAAGGAAAAAGACCGGGCCAAAAATATGTTTGTGCTGGGCTTTTTATACTGGATGTATGACCGGGACATGGAAAGCTCGGTTAATTTTTTAAAGGAAAAATTCGAAAAACGCCCGGAGATCCTGGACAGCAACATCAAGGTATTACAGGCTGGTTATAATTACGGAGAAACCACGGAAGCCTTTACCACCACGTATAAAGTAGAAAAAGCACGCATGGAGCCCGGTACTTACCGCTCCATTATGGGCAACCAGGCCCTGGCTCTGGGGCTGGTTGCAGCCTCGCAAAAAAGCGGATTGCCGATGTTCCTGGGAACCTATCCCATTACGCCGGCTTCAGATATTTTACATGAATTGAGCCGGCATAAGAATTTCGGCATCCGTACCTACCAGGCAGAGGACGAAATCGCCGCGATTAGTGCCGCTATCGGTGCTTCGTACGGCGGATCGCTGGGGGTGACCACCACCTCCGGTCCGGGGATGGCACTGAAAACAGAAGCGATGGGACTGGCTGTAATGCTGGAGATCCCACTGTTGATTATAGACGTGCAGCGGGGAGGTCCGTCTACCGGGCTGCCCACAAAGACCGAACAATCGGACCTTTTGCAGGCCTATTACGGCCGCAACGGCGAATGCCCGATGCCGGTAATTGCCGCAGCTTCTCCGGCCGATTGTTTTGATGCAGTATATGAAGCGGTAAAAATTAGTGTGCAGCATATGGTACCCGTGATTTTTTTAAGCGACGGGTACATTGCCAATGGTGCCGAGCCCTGGAAGTTTCCAACGGAAGAAGCCCTGCATCCTATTCATGTAAAGTTTAAAACGGAACTGGGGCATCATGAAGATAAATTTCAACCGTATATCCGTGACGAGAACCTGGTGCGGCCCTGGGTAGTGCCCGGTACAAAGGGCCTGGAACACCGCATCGGAGGAATCGAAAAGCAAAATATTACCGGAAATATCAGCTATGATCCGGCCAATCACCAGCAGATGGTGAAAATCCGCCAGGAAAAAGTGGATAAGATCGCGGAATTTATTCCCGAGCAGAAAATAGATACCGGCAAGCCAGAAGGCGATGTACTGGTATTGGGATGGGGATCTACCTATGGTGTCATCAAATCGGCGGTACTGGAATTACAGGCCCGTGGAAAGTCGGTAAGCCACGCGCATCTCCGGCATTTAAGGCCTTTCCCCAAAAACCTGGGCGAACTGCTGCGGCGCTTTAAAACCGTACTGATCCCCGAGATTAATAACGGTCAGCTGATAAAGATCATTCGTGATCAATACCTCATCGATGCAAAAGGTTATCATAAGATCATGGGCGTGCCCATTACCAAGCAGGAGCTGATCGAGGAGATCGAAAACTATTTGTAA
- a CDS encoding FecR family protein, translated as MKKAGKYRQYVLKDFLCDAYFQDWIQKPDEEKNAFWEQWLQANPGKRKEIELAGRILRSIDFKTSSPDPLKVEASLNQALATIDGLQQQPAGPRTLWITARRWSAAAVLIPLLLIGALIFWRLKAPGRYTVNTDYGKISRLVLPDSSVVVLNANSTIKYEKKWDKNAPRELWLNGEAFFDVKHLDNDHKIENYERFIVHTNNTTVEVLGTSFDIRERRGRTEISLQKGAIRVLLSKTGVQPILMKPGDILLVDSANVIHRTSNIEHAMNASSWKEKKLVLSDPTLSEIFKYLEDTYGKTFILEDPELAGKKLNGPILIDSLDDALFVMSTALNISFTNEGDRIRVNFK; from the coding sequence ATGAAAAAAGCGGGTAAATACAGGCAATATGTGCTTAAGGATTTTCTATGTGATGCGTATTTCCAGGATTGGATACAAAAGCCTGATGAGGAAAAAAATGCTTTTTGGGAGCAGTGGCTGCAGGCCAACCCTGGTAAAAGAAAGGAGATCGAATTAGCGGGCAGGATCTTACGAAGTATTGATTTTAAGACCAGCAGCCCGGATCCTTTAAAGGTAGAAGCGTCTTTGAACCAGGCATTGGCTACGATTGACGGATTGCAGCAACAACCGGCAGGCCCGCGCACATTATGGATAACGGCCCGGCGCTGGAGCGCTGCTGCGGTGCTGATTCCACTGCTGCTGATAGGGGCTTTGATTTTCTGGCGGCTAAAAGCACCGGGGCGGTATACGGTAAACACCGACTATGGAAAAATTTCCCGCCTGGTTTTGCCAGACAGTTCTGTAGTGGTGTTGAATGCCAACTCCACCATTAAGTATGAAAAAAAATGGGACAAAAATGCGCCAAGAGAACTATGGTTAAATGGGGAGGCTTTTTTTGATGTAAAGCACCTGGACAACGATCATAAAATAGAAAATTACGAGCGGTTTATTGTGCATACAAACAATACGACTGTGGAGGTATTGGGAACTTCATTTGATATTCGCGAAAGGAGAGGGCGTACAGAGATCTCGTTGCAAAAAGGTGCGATCCGGGTGCTCCTTTCAAAAACCGGAGTGCAACCGATACTGATGAAGCCCGGCGATATATTGCTGGTCGATTCAGCAAATGTGATCCATCGTACTTCAAATATCGAACATGCAATGAATGCCTCTTCCTGGAAGGAAAAAAAGCTGGTACTTTCCGATCCCACGCTGTCGGAGATTTTTAAATACCTGGAAGATACGTACGGCAAAACATTTATACTGGAAGACCCGGAACTGGCCGGGAAAAAACTGAATGGCCCCATATTAATCGATTCACTGGATGACGCGCTTTTTGTGATGTCAACTGCTTTAAATATATCATTCACTAACGAGGGTGATCGCATAAGAGTAAACTTCAAATAG